The DNA sequence TTTGATCAAGTATAAAAATTTCGAAAAAGAGGGTATCAAACTAACTGCAGCCTTTGATATCGATCCCGCCAAACACAATACCAAATTATCGATACCGGTTTATCCGCTTGAAAAACTACACAGTTTTGTTCAGAAAAATCAAATAAAAATCGGTATTATCAGCGTACCGGAAGTTGCAGCCCAACCGACTCTTGATCTTATGATAAAAGCAGGCATAAGAGGTATACTTAATTTTGCTCCGATTCAGCTTAAAGCGCCCGAAGATTGTGTGGTGAATAATGTTAATCTTGAGCTTGAGCTGGAAAACCTCATCTACTTTGTAAACACTCTCCAAAAAGCCAAGGGCACACTGCCTTTTTCAAAAAGAACAGCATAAAGCTGAGTTGTTCAAGTTTTTTTTGCTTTAAACAACTCTGTCCAGGGAAATGCAAATTTTCCCTGGACAGAGTGACTATTTATGCGAAAAGGAGAAGCGAAAACAGGCTGTTTTTGATTTATTTCTTTTTCGCAGCCTTTTTCTTTGCAGAAGCAGCTCTGGGCCTTGTTGTTTTGGTTTTTGTAGCCGCAGCAGCAGGCTTTTCTTCTTTTTCAGTCTTGCTTTCAGAAGTCTCTTTTTCTGCTTTGCTCTTTGTGGCAGCTTTTGGTGCTGTGGTTTTTGCAGGCTGTTTTTTAGTGGTCTGCGATGATTCTGAAGCAGGCTTTTTTTCAAGCTCTGCCATCACTTCCTGTTCAGCCCGGATCCAATCCTGGATATGATATCCATCCTGTGCACCTCTTTTGAGGAACAATTCATATGCTCTTTTCTCAATTAACTCTTTTACGGTTTGCATAGTGCAGCCTCCTTTTGGCTTCTAAATGATCACTTTCTCATAGTCTTTTTTTTATTATTGAGCAGAATTAAGTATAATTAATTGTGCTGCAGGTTTTCAACTCGTTAATCTTTGCAAAGCCAGATCACAAATAAACGATATATATTTGACAACTTGATTAAGTTTAATTTACTTAAAGCCTGATTCAAAAAGAAGTAAAAAAAGGTACTTCGTTGCAGCACTTTTCCCAAGCCCTTGCTTTTAGTATTTTTATAATGCAGAATAAGAGTACGCTAACCAAAGTAGCAACGTGCATAAAAAAAACAAATACACAGATTGTACTGATACACAAGAAATGCAAAACAAGCATTCAAATACCCCAGACTCCATTTCTCAACCTGTATCATTTGATGAGATTGTCGATAAGGCACTTCACTTTTG is a window from the Chitinispirillum alkaliphilum genome containing:
- a CDS encoding Redox-sensitive transcriptional regulator, with translation MVTNKNCILRLSRYKNALHRFKSIGFVKIFSDYLADAVGVTSAQVRKDFSLFGISGNKRGGYHIDSLLEQLHEILGKNELQKVVIAGAGSLGSALIKYKNFEKEGIKLTAAFDIDPAKHNTKLSIPVYPLEKLHSFVQKNQIKIGIISVPEVAAQPTLDLMIKAGIRGILNFAPIQLKAPEDCVVNNVNLELELENLIYFVNTLQKAKGTLPFSKRTA